In the genome of Juglans microcarpa x Juglans regia isolate MS1-56 chromosome 6S, Jm3101_v1.0, whole genome shotgun sequence, the window TCTGTTGTCTAACAATCCAACGGCTGATACAGAATGAACACCATAAGTATGTAGTCAGTGGACATGtaagcaaaatgaaaaaaaaaatcaggtcTCTGAGCAGAATGATGTCTGCAACAGCATATAGGCCCATAGTTCACCAAATGTAAGAAGGGAACCATACCCagtaagaatatgattatttaaCCAAATTCAGGTGACTATGAGTATTTCATTTTGCTAGAAGAATATCCAATGTGCGGATGTGCCACAATTGCATATacattaatacattaatacattaaaaggttaaaaaattgcataatacCAACCTCATTAACAGATTTTggattatatatgattttttctgCGGATCCAAGGAAGAATCTCGAGATACTCTTCTAATTGTAGCCTCCAGATCTTCTTGACTCATTGTCAGAAGGCGTTCACAGAGCAAAGAAGACTTAGGTAATTGAAAATCTTGGCCCGATTTTTCAATCTGGTCTGTGGCATCTGCCACTTCACAGCATCTCTTTTTGTCACTGTCATTGGAAAGTTTTGTACATACtgaatattcataattattttgatccCTATTCAGGACCTTTTCTTTATCATCCACATCGCAGTTTCTAAATGTCTCGACATCTAAATCAACATGATCTCTTTGTGGAAAATCACTCTTCTTTTCAGCAATGATTCCATCATTTTCTTCGTTAATGACTTCTTTAGCCAGATAAGTTGATATAATCTCTAGTGGATCTGCAGTCCATGAAGGTGAGATGCTTGATTCCTCTACCACCTTTGCTACATCATATTCTTCACACCATTCCCCTAACCATTCATCAAACATTGTATTTCTCACGGCCTTGCGCCATAAGGACATCAGAGTATGCTGTTCTTCAACTGTCAAAGATGCCATGAGCCAGGGTATCATATCTTGCAATACTTCTGCTCTTGTTCTTCCAAGCATACGTCCTATGATTTTTTCTTGCTCCTCAATGGAGAAGCTCTCTCTAAATGAGGGCCAAAGTTCAACTTCTTCACGGTGAATATGGCTGGTGAGTGATTTATGCATTGATTTGCACATGTCCTGCAGCCTCCTACGCAGTTGATGATGCTTCAGCATTCTTTGATCCTGCGTATTTGAATCAGCACTAGAAACTGAAACTTGCAACTCATACATCTTATCTAAAATGTGTGATATTCTACTGAAGTGTTCAACTTCCAGTTGGTGATCAATGGTATAGGAGTGGCTTATGTTTTGGACTGTCCCCTTTGCCTCCAAAGCTGGAAAAGCAATCTCATCCTCTGCATCACTGTGGATCTGATATAGAACACGAATGAGGTCAAATCGCCGACGGAAGTCAATGATGAGGCCTAAATTTTCAGCCAACTGGGCTGAACCAGAGACAAGGTACTCCAAATCTTTCCTGAGAGCCTTGTGGATGAAAAAGATGATATCCACCGGTTTTGGTTCATTTATAACGGAACTGGAACCACCATCATCACCAGGAAACTTACGAAAAGGATTTATTATCTTTACTGTTTCAGGGAAAAATATGTGTAGATTGATTCCACTGGAGTAGGATGTCTCATACTTCTTATCAGTGTGGGGgcttgaagatgaagaaaaacagTTACTGCCCTTGTTGGCAGAGGGTGGTTCAGTTGGCCCTGGGTTAGATCCTTCAGGGAGTTTCATGCCTGAGGCTAAGGAAGAAGACCCAAAGACTTCCTTGATTTGCTCGGATATAAAAGAGCATCTGCTCTTGAAAATGCTCTGCAAATCCTCTCTTAGTTTTTCAATAGAGGTCTTTCCTGAGTAACCAGTTTGAAACCACTTGTGTAAGAGGGATGCAAAAGATTTATTTACAAAAGAATCTCCCTGCTTTACGCTGTGAAGAATGGACCTGGATTCATCCTCAGATAACTGAGCTGAAAACCACATGATTACGCACTTAAGCAATCCAAGTGGCATTATATTAAGGCTCATATACAGAAGTCTCTGCTGCAATTCATGGCTGCAGTTCTTGCTAATAATGGGAAATACCTGTTAGAAACTGGACAAAGGGTCAAATGATGGCAATATGAAAAACATTCCTAAATAACTTATTGATGACAAGAATTGAGAGGGAACTTTTGGAATTCATTAAGAGAATTAGAATCAGCATCCCACAATTATCACTAACTACTGCATACTAGTAAAGGTTGAATTTTTCCCCTTCTCTTGCTATTTATTAATGTCTTTAAGCAGTTTACCTCCATTTCTTGAAAGGCAAACTGTTTGTTCACTTCCAACAAGAAAGACTCAAGTTCCCTGCAAAGATTCTCCAGAAACATGCACAACGATATACCATTTTGAGGGTTGTATTGTAGCAGCAGAAGTAGACCTTCAATATGATGACCATTGAGGAATTGTTCGTCAGAGGGAGGCAGGCAGCAATTGGCAAGTTGATTTAGCACAGGGTAAAAAAATGTCTTCAAGGCATTGCTGTACATCAGAAAGTTTTCAATTGAAACTTATGACGCATGAGCGAGAAacaattatttaagaaaaaaagaaagagattcTGCTAGGCACTTGATCAAATATACTGTGTATATTAAAAGGAAGTGCTTCAGCAACCATGTGAATTACCCGTAGAAGCTAAGGACATCAGCAAGGAATTTTAGCCGGATAACTATTgaatctaaatttgaaaaacaGCCTGAGCTTCTGATTTGATATAGCTCTTCCAGAATTTCTTTCAAATCTTTCCTGATGGCACCATGCCAAATATTAAGACAATCAATCGGATTTTGTCCAACATCTGTTTGGATAAAGCGTGCTTTTATCCAATTCCAGTTTTCACTAAACGACCATTTAGATAAATGCATTTTGAGTTTCCCTCTCATATCTGCAGATCCATCAGGACATTGAATGTCTTTTCCAACACTGGTGTAGGAACCGCAGGAGGGTTGATCATCATTACCAAGCCAAGAATTCACCACCTTCACAAACATATTTGAACCAGACACAATCAGGATGTTTATCCAAATCGGATGTGAGAATTTGGCTGAGAGTGTACCTCTTGCAATGTTTTTTCTCCGGGTACAATTTCTTTCATACAGTGAGTAACATCCAATTGTTCCTCCAGAGAAAGAAAGGACATCATCCATGGCAAAAATTGCTCTATCAGAATTACTGGAACACTGCATATGAACTGCCACACAAGTGAACCTTGTTCTTTCAAAGAGAATTGCTGCATCAGCAATGGAAAAACCTGTACATTGCACATTAACACCTCatacatcttatatatatacactgtgATCGTATGTACAAAACATACAGATTTCAATCTGCATGAGAGAACAAGATTCAACGTTACTCGAAATAAATGCTTGAAGGATGACATTGTGAATATAAAAGTAAGAGGGCCACCGTACTCTATGGCAGGGCTGCAGACTACCATGGAACACAATGAGGCCTAGAGAACCATTGGTATGATACACTATATGATCCTACTTATGGcctaaaaaatttttttttctcaacttatGGCCCAAGTATAACTTGATTTAATGCCTGATGCAAAACAATATGCCACTTTACCCCAAGGTATGCAAACAAGGCTGGAGACCACACATCATGAAGAGGAAGTGGCTTTGACTCTTCCCCTCCTGCCCTTGACCcctaacttattaaaaaagggGTAATGCCCCTTCCAATAACTTCGCTCACCCAAAAGTGAATTCTAAACTGCATCTCCAATATGCATGGTAAGCCATATGCAGAACCAAGAGAATGTAAACATAGATCACTTTAAACCATAGGACGATGGCACAGACAAACGAAATATGTCCTTTCCAGCATAAGCTGAGTAAGAAAATTGTGATATCAAATGGATCACCCAGAAAACAACAACTTGAAAGTTTTGACTAACTTAATGGTTAttaaattgtgttttgttttccaTATAATCAAGCTAGGAACTAAAATAGATTGCAACCAAGTGAGTAACAATGGATTTCACAAGCCAAATGATGCATAAAATTGCcctagatgaaaaataatacaaaaagaaaCAAGTAACCCTTTGGAGCAGTATTATCAATGATGAAGTAAATTCCTACCTGTTGTTCTTCTTTCAACATATGCTGGAAAATTGACGTCTGGATGGTGCCAATACAACAAACGAGTTCTTGAAATGGTTTggaaatattcttttcttcctccaatAGAACATCCAAGCAATGAAAAATAGAATTGAAGAGCTCATCAAAGCTTTCATGCTCAAGTGAATATGTGGATGCCACATTTTTAATGTGGACGTCTAGTGCAAGGAAGATAACCTGCAAGAAGATATAAGTTCTAATCATGGAACCATATATGAGTATTTGGGTTTCAGTTTTGcatcactattatttttttatcgctaaacaaaattttattgatactaGGGATAGacaatagcccaagtacatgggacatatacaagagcatcaccCGTGCATGATGACCTTGTGATACAAGAACATACCTCTAAAATCTATTACAAGAGTccaatggaataaagtattaaaagaaagttctaagctcatccattgaccgcctcatgatcttcaaagcttctatcaCAAACTCTCGAAGTCTCTTGATAGATGCTCTTTCTAGCCACCCAAAAGTAGACCTGAGTTCCATTGCTCCCTTGCATTGTTTTGCTAACATTTTCTATCAGGAACTATCATCCCAGTCTCAATTCCACCCACAAACTAAAAGTCATAACAACT includes:
- the LOC121236871 gene encoding zinc finger protein BRUTUS-like At1g18910 isoform X1 produces the protein MATEDDDTVFPSAGSLASVPLADAPILLFVCFHKALRSELSELRQLAAAAAASESDSHGRELVLELRQRFEFLKLVCKYHTAAEDEVIFLALDVHIKNVASTYSLEHESFDELFNSIFHCLDVLLEEEKNISKPFQELVCCIGTIQTSIFQHMLKEEQQVFPLLMQQFSLKEQGSLVWQFICSVPVILIEQFLPWMMSFLSLEEQLDVTHCMKEIVPGEKTLQEVVNSWLGNDDQPSCGSYTSVGKDIQCPDGSADMRGKLKMHLSKWSFSENWNWIKARFIQTDVGQNPIDCLNIWHGAIRKDLKEILEELYQIRSSGCFSNLDSIVIRLKFLADVLSFYGNALKTFFYPVLNQLANCCLPPSDEQFLNGHHIEGLLLLLQYNPQNGISLCMFLENLCRELESFLLEVNKQFAFQEMEVFPIISKNCSHELQQRLLYMSLNIMPLGLLKCVIMWFSAQLSEDESRSILHSVKQGDSFVNKSFASLLHKWFQTGYSGKTSIEKLREDLQSIFKSRCSFISEQIKEVFGSSSLASGMKLPEGSNPGPTEPPSANKGSNCFSSSSSPHTDKKYETSYSSGINLHIFFPETVKIINPFRKFPGDDGGSSSVINEPKPVDIIFFIHKALRKDLEYLVSGSAQLAENLGLIIDFRRRFDLIRVLYQIHSDAEDEIAFPALEAKGTVQNISHSYTIDHQLEVEHFSRISHILDKMYELQVSVSSADSNTQDQRMLKHHQLRRRLQDMCKSMHKSLTSHIHREEVELWPSFRESFSIEEQEKIIGRMLGRTRAEVLQDMIPWLMASLTVEEQHTLMSLWRKAVRNTMFDEWLGEWCEEYDVAKVVEESSISPSWTADPLEIISTYLAKEVINEENDGIIAEKKSDFPQRDHVDLDVETFRNCDVDDKEKVLNRDQNNYEYSVCTKLSNDSDKKRCCEVADATDQIEKSGQDFQLPKSSLLCERLLTMSQEDLEATIRRVSRDSSLDPQKKSYIIQNLLMSRWIVRQQISHPVSSNGEDIPDQHPSYRDQLKLTFGCKHYKRNCKLFVACCNQLYTCRHCHDEVADHSLDRKSVTKMMCMKCLKIQPIGRSCSTVSCDNFSMAKYYCKICKLFDDEREIYHCPFCNLCRVGKGLGIDYIHCMNCNACMSRSLSAHTCREKCLEDNCPICHEYIFTSTSPVKCLPCGHVMHSTCFRDYTCSHYTCPICSKSLGDMQIYFRMLDAQLAEEKIPNEYAGITQAILCNDCEKRGAAPFHWLHHKCSYCGSYNTRLT
- the LOC121236871 gene encoding zinc finger protein BRUTUS-like At1g18910 isoform X2; translation: MATEDDDTVFPSAGSLASVPLADAPILLFVCFHKALRSELSELRQLAAAAAASESDSHGRELVLELRQRFEFLKLVCKYHTAAEDEVIFLALDVHIKNVASTYSLEHESFDELFNSIFHCLDVLLEEEKNISKPFQELVCCIGTIQTSIFQHMLKEEQQVFPLLMQQFSLKEQGSLVWQFICSVPVILIEQFLPWMMSFLSLEEQLDVTHCMKEIVPGEKTLQEVVNSWLGNDDQPSCGSYTSVGKDIQCPDGSADMRGKLKMHLSKWSFSENWNWIKARFIQTDVGQNPIDCLNIWHGAIRKDLKEILEELYQIRSSGCFSNLDSIVIRLKFLADVLSFYGNALKTFFYPVLNQLANCCLPPSDEQFLNGHHIEGLLLLLQYNPQNGISLCMFLENLCRELESFLLEVNKQFAFQEMEVFPIISKNCSHELQQRLLYMSLNIMPLGLLKCVIMWFSAQLSEDESRSILHSVKQGDSFVNKSFASLLHKWFQTGYSGKTSIEKLREDLQSIFKSRCSFISEQIKEVFGSSSLASGMKLPEGSNPGPTEPPSANKGSNCFSSSSSPHTDKKYETSYSSGINLHIFFPETVKIINPFRKFPGDDGGSSSVINEPKPVDIIFFIHKALRKDLEYLVSGSAQLAENLGLIIDFRRRFDLIRVLYQIHSDAEDEIAFPALEAKGTVQNISHSYTIDHQLEVEHFSRISHILDKMYELQVSVSSADSNTQDQRMLKHHQLRRRLQDMCKSMHKSLTSHIHREEVELWPSFRESFSIEEQEKIIGRMLGRTRAEVLQDMIPWLMASLTVEEQHTLMSLWRKAVRNTMFDEWLGEWCEEYDVAKVVEESSISPSWTADPLEIISTYLAKEVINEENDGIIAEKKSDFPQRDHVDLDVETFRNCDVDDKEKVLNRDQNNYEYSVCTKLSNDSDKKRCCEVADATDQIEKSGQDFQLPKSSLLCERLLTMSQEDLEATIRRVSRDSSLDPQKKSYIIQNLLMSRWIVRQQISHPVSSNGEDIPDQHPSYRDQLKLTFGCKHYKRNCKLFVACCNQLYTCRHCHDEVADHSLDRKSVTKMMCMKCLKIQPIGRSCSTVSCDNFSMAKYYCKICKLFDDEREIYHCPFCNLCRVGKGLGIDYIHCMNCNACMSRSLSAHTCREKCLEDNCPICHEYIFTSTSPVKCLPCGHDYTCSHYTCPICSKSLGDMQIYFRMLDAQLAEEKIPNEYAGITQAILCNDCEKRGAAPFHWLHHKCSYCGSYNTRLT